One segment of bacterium DNA contains the following:
- a CDS encoding cytochrome c3 family protein — MSRRIPLLALLFLCGALTALAASNPNDVCMQCHSDSSMTRTLANGAVQSLAVTPDTLAGSRHASLSCVQCHADLKVADFPHPEHLKPVNCASCHQEPASQVAHGAHESQIKCAGCHGSHKILSPSNPNSPVSAGRINQTCADCHNKQHAPIRGRTAQYASYDVGVHGSHPKTDGTTNPSCTTCHGTHTIANEANLGPQLEAACLKCHPGVEQEFKQSVHADINGGRANSHCFQCHGEHRSRAPSDTTLRVTNESSAEATCGQCHAESVARYNQSLHAYALKSGSPRAPRCESCHGGHNIRRVSDPLSPMYRTKQPETCAKCHSKIGITTDPDVRLPRSFENYQESTHGKLLAKGDTRVPVCIDCHGGHAIRPASDPASTIAPLNLDKTCGRCHPQEDQAYQASIHYRALKAGVTDAPNCTGCHGEHIMLSPKDPKSKVSHAQVARETCGKCHDNPVMIRKYGLAPDVVETYRDSYHGLATLARSSRTPSCPDCHGAHNVRTERDSLSTINSAHVVETCAKCHKQADVKFAQSYTHRALQPMAGGATYWVSRMYWVLIALVIGGMLLHNFIILNFHMLLAKKKQHLGKKITRFDTHQLIQHMALTVSFTMLSVTGFALKFPNAWWVKWLAAIGLSEPVRRITHRIMAVILIACSVYHIIYLFMTKRGREEWKAMLPEPADITDMTSTMKYHLQLGQKPPEYGRYDYSQKAEYWALIWGTIVMIATGFVLWFPAQLSPMLPKWAVAVSQTVHLYEAWLATLAIVVWHFFFTIAHPEEYPMSWTWLTGKMNLEHVRHRHGRWYRTLVKNNGQTPDEDAHDATAATQEETL; from the coding sequence ATGTCTCGACGGATTCCCCTTCTCGCGCTGCTTTTCCTGTGCGGAGCCCTCACGGCGCTGGCGGCCAGCAACCCCAACGACGTCTGCATGCAGTGCCACAGCGACTCCTCCATGACTCGCACGCTGGCCAACGGTGCGGTGCAGTCCCTGGCGGTTACTCCCGACACTCTCGCCGGCTCGCGCCACGCGTCCCTAAGTTGCGTGCAGTGCCATGCCGATCTGAAAGTCGCGGACTTCCCGCACCCGGAACACCTGAAGCCGGTGAACTGCGCAAGCTGCCATCAGGAGCCCGCTTCGCAGGTCGCTCACGGCGCGCACGAGTCGCAGATCAAATGCGCCGGCTGCCACGGTTCGCACAAGATTCTGAGTCCGTCCAATCCCAATTCGCCGGTATCGGCGGGCCGCATCAATCAGACCTGCGCCGATTGCCATAACAAGCAGCACGCGCCGATCCGGGGACGCACCGCCCAGTATGCCAGTTATGACGTCGGCGTTCACGGCAGTCATCCCAAGACCGACGGGACCACCAACCCGAGTTGCACCACCTGCCACGGCACCCACACCATTGCCAATGAAGCCAATCTGGGGCCGCAGCTTGAAGCCGCCTGTTTGAAATGCCATCCCGGCGTCGAGCAGGAGTTCAAGCAGTCGGTGCATGCCGACATCAACGGTGGCCGCGCCAATTCCCATTGCTTCCAGTGCCACGGCGAACACCGCAGCCGCGCGCCCTCCGATACCACGCTGCGCGTGACCAATGAATCCTCGGCTGAAGCCACCTGCGGTCAGTGCCATGCCGAATCCGTTGCCCGCTACAATCAGAGCCTGCATGCCTATGCCCTGAAGAGCGGCAGCCCCCGCGCCCCGCGCTGCGAAAGCTGCCACGGCGGGCATAACATCCGCCGCGTGTCCGATCCGCTTTCCCCGATGTACCGTACCAAGCAGCCGGAAACCTGCGCCAAGTGTCACAGCAAAATCGGCATCACCACCGATCCCGATGTGCGGCTGCCGCGCTCTTTCGAAAACTATCAGGAAAGCACCCACGGCAAGCTGCTGGCCAAAGGCGACACCCGCGTTCCCGTGTGTATCGACTGCCACGGCGGTCACGCGATTCGTCCTGCCAGTGATCCGGCGTCCACGATTGCTCCGCTGAATCTGGACAAAACCTGCGGCCGCTGCCATCCGCAGGAAGACCAGGCGTATCAGGCCTCCATCCACTACCGCGCCCTCAAGGCGGGTGTAACGGACGCGCCGAACTGCACGGGCTGCCACGGGGAGCACATCATGCTCTCGCCCAAGGATCCCAAGAGCAAGGTCAGCCATGCGCAGGTCGCGCGCGAAACGTGCGGCAAGTGCCACGACAACCCGGTGATGATTCGCAAGTACGGTCTGGCTCCCGATGTGGTCGAGACCTACCGCGACTCGTACCACGGTCTGGCCACGCTGGCCCGCAGCAGCCGCACGCCAAGCTGCCCCGATTGCCACGGCGCCCACAATGTGCGCACCGAGCGCGACTCGCTCTCGACCATCAACTCCGCCCACGTGGTCGAAACCTGCGCCAAGTGCCACAAACAGGCCGACGTCAAGTTCGCCCAATCCTACACGCATCGCGCGTTGCAGCCCATGGCGGGCGGTGCGACCTATTGGGTGTCGCGCATGTACTGGGTGCTGATTGCCCTCGTCATCGGCGGCATGCTGCTGCACAATTTCATCATTCTGAACTTCCATATGCTGCTGGCCAAGAAGAAGCAGCACCTCGGCAAGAAGATTACGCGATTCGACACCCATCAGCTTATCCAGCATATGGCGCTGACGGTGTCCTTCACCATGCTTTCGGTGACCGGTTTTGCGCTGAAGTTCCCCAATGCCTGGTGGGTGAAGTGGCTGGCCGCCATCGGCCTGTCCGAGCCCGTGCGGCGGATCACGCACCGCATCATGGCGGTGATCCTGATCGCCTGCTCGGTCTACCATATCATCTATCTGTTCATGACCAAGCGTGGACGCGAAGAATGGAAGGCCATGCTTCCCGAGCCCGCCGACATCACCGACATGACCAGCACTATGAAGTACCATCTGCAGCTCGGTCAGAAGCCGCCGGAATATGGCCGTTATGACTATTCGCAGAAGGCCGAATACTGGGCGCTGATCTGGGGAACGATTGTGATGATTGCCACGGGCTTTGTGCTCTGGTTCCCCGCGCAGCTTTCGCCGATGCTGCCCAAGTGGGCGGTCGCGGTCAGCCAGACGGTACACCTTTACGAGGCGTGGCTGGCGACGCTGGCGATTGTCGTCTGGCACTTCTTCTTTACCATCGCCCACCCGGAAGAATATCCCATGAGCTGGACCTGGCTCACGGGCAAAATGAATCTCGAACACGTGCGCCATCGTCACGGACGCTGGTACCGCACACTGGTGAAGAATAACGGGCAGACTCCCGACGAAGATGCCCACGACGCGACTGCCGCAACGCAGGAAGAGACTCTCTAA
- a CDS encoding cytochrome c3 family protein — MWVFREFFAAAWEVVKLPFWLIGQGWRRFFALGGRRIALLAGAAVIVTIVALTVLVEATSQPGFCVSCHFMKPYFDSWRLSAHADTPCIKCHIPPGVGGTVRAKFMALSMVVDYMTGVYKRSKPWAEIEDASCLRGGCHETRLLKGQVNFKGVTFDHTPHLTQPRRDRHLRCTSCHGQIVQGQHITVTESTCFLCHMKPDSSGKATDLARCTHCHKPPTGQAAADTSFDHASVLSRGVDCLSCHSTLTSGDGYVPPERCNSCHAKLEHVQKYNDEVFVHEMHVTQHKVDCQNCHLQIRHGTEAITEKNPQEQCATCHGGKDSPIVAVWNGMLPNLPRSPSVMAKLGMSCNACHVEPIHQDGTKTEKPKFRGPQCSPCHTENYNSLWPMWKGPLAQKVQGLRKDAERLPEPKRSQVLQDLDIYAAGDPVHNPDLIAAIANQISGRSEGGAGTQNCASCHPAALNIAPSWNGLLVRHATHFKQGIGCETCHKTTEPDHGKLKLTLEQCNNCHHSRAAKQGCLPCHDLQTGVYSGKLPNPVGTQPSTMSAASVGCTDCHALQDAKVTRRNPDACVACHEPAFADTLKLWEVRSDSLLNLAERKMRSLNAGSKTYQNYQQFVAALRSDGSKTVHNPALFADWLKRIEVAP, encoded by the coding sequence GTGTGGGTCTTCCGTGAATTTTTCGCAGCCGCCTGGGAAGTGGTGAAGCTTCCCTTCTGGCTGATTGGACAGGGTTGGCGGCGGTTCTTTGCACTGGGTGGGCGGCGGATCGCGCTCCTCGCGGGGGCGGCGGTGATTGTGACCATCGTGGCTCTCACTGTGCTGGTGGAAGCCACCTCTCAGCCGGGCTTCTGCGTCTCGTGCCACTTCATGAAGCCCTACTTCGACAGTTGGCGGCTCTCGGCCCATGCCGATACGCCCTGCATCAAGTGCCACATCCCGCCGGGCGTCGGCGGCACCGTGCGTGCCAAGTTCATGGCGCTCTCGATGGTGGTGGACTACATGACCGGCGTTTACAAGCGTTCGAAACCGTGGGCGGAAATCGAGGATGCATCCTGTCTGCGGGGCGGCTGCCATGAAACCCGGCTCTTAAAAGGCCAGGTGAACTTCAAGGGCGTGACCTTTGACCATACGCCGCACTTGACCCAGCCTCGCCGTGACCGCCATTTGCGCTGTACCTCCTGCCACGGCCAAATCGTGCAGGGCCAGCATATTACGGTGACCGAGAGCACCTGTTTCCTCTGTCACATGAAGCCGGATTCCTCCGGCAAGGCTACCGATCTGGCGCGCTGCACCCACTGCCACAAGCCGCCCACGGGACAGGCGGCGGCGGATACGTCCTTCGATCATGCGTCGGTGCTCTCGCGCGGTGTGGACTGTCTGAGCTGCCATTCGACCTTGACCTCCGGTGATGGCTATGTGCCGCCGGAACGCTGCAACAGTTGCCACGCCAAGCTCGAGCATGTTCAGAAGTACAATGACGAAGTGTTTGTGCATGAGATGCACGTGACCCAGCACAAGGTCGACTGCCAGAACTGCCATTTGCAGATCCGGCATGGCACCGAGGCGATTACAGAGAAGAATCCGCAGGAGCAGTGCGCGACCTGCCACGGCGGCAAGGACAGCCCGATTGTCGCGGTGTGGAACGGCATGTTGCCGAATCTGCCGCGCTCGCCGTCGGTGATGGCAAAGCTGGGAATGTCCTGCAATGCCTGCCACGTGGAGCCGATTCATCAGGATGGCACAAAGACCGAGAAGCCCAAGTTCCGCGGTCCGCAGTGTTCTCCCTGCCATACCGAGAATTACAATTCCCTCTGGCCGATGTGGAAAGGTCCGCTGGCCCAGAAGGTGCAGGGCCTGCGCAAGGACGCCGAGCGTCTGCCCGAGCCCAAGCGGTCTCAGGTGCTGCAGGATCTGGATATTTACGCGGCGGGCGATCCGGTGCACAATCCGGATTTGATTGCCGCCATTGCCAATCAGATCAGTGGCCGCAGCGAAGGGGGAGCCGGAACCCAGAATTGCGCGAGCTGCCACCCCGCGGCGTTGAACATTGCGCCATCGTGGAACGGTCTGCTGGTGCGGCATGCGACACACTTCAAGCAGGGGATCGGCTGCGAAACCTGCCACAAGACCACTGAACCGGACCATGGCAAGCTTAAGCTGACTCTGGAGCAGTGCAACAATTGTCATCATAGCCGCGCAGCCAAGCAGGGGTGTCTGCCCTGCCATGATCTGCAGACCGGAGTCTATTCGGGTAAGTTGCCCAATCCGGTGGGCACCCAGCCCTCCACGATGTCGGCGGCGTCTGTCGGCTGCACCGACTGCCATGCGTTGCAGGATGCCAAGGTGACGCGGCGCAATCCGGACGCCTGCGTGGCCTGCCATGAACCGGCCTTTGCCGATACTTTGAAGCTCTGGGAAGTCCGGAGCGATAGCCTGTTAAATCTTGCCGAACGTAAGATGCGCTCCTTGAATGCCGGCAGTAAAACCTATCAGAATTACCAGCAGTTTGTGGCCGCGCTGCGCAGCGATGGCAGCAAGACTGTTCACAACCCCGCACTATTTGCCGATTGGCTGAAGCGAATTGAGGTGGCCCCATGA
- a CDS encoding helix-turn-helix domain-containing protein has protein sequence MTLITETATPGTDAERPKAERTSRIKEPAVRSKKVDGAVKPEEEQPGRLITLTEAAFRLGRVHRTTIMRWVKEGKLKCIRLSRKAILFEPGEIDRFIREHRYSG, from the coding sequence ATGACCCTTATCACCGAGACTGCAACTCCCGGAACGGATGCCGAGCGACCGAAAGCGGAACGCACGAGCCGTATCAAAGAACCTGCGGTGCGCTCCAAAAAAGTGGACGGCGCCGTGAAACCCGAGGAAGAACAGCCGGGGCGCCTCATCACGCTCACCGAAGCCGCTTTCCGCCTGGGCCGTGTCCACCGTACCACCATTATGCGCTGGGTCAAGGAAGGCAAGCTCAAGTGCATCCGCCTGTCCCGCAAAGCCATTCTCTTCGAGCCGGGCGAAATCGACCGCTTTATCCGCGAGCACCGGTACTCGGGATAA
- a CDS encoding T9SS type A sorting domain-containing protein: MDRQQTMTGLALPPCVWQGFLLWMALSCLGASAFAQPDSLWSRMYGQYGEAWGISALQTADGGYLLTGSIEQGNDWNFYLQKTAANGGTVWERSFGMGRYDGGGYLAPARDGGYVLAGTVWTKDMYLLKISAGGDSLWSHEYGRQMTDNCTAIEPTVDGGFLLAGYRQTGLTVLEGMILKTDANGDSLWSRIFDSEHVEAFHAVRQTPDGGYILSGQTNDSSAGGYDVWLMKTDSMGNTIWQRIYGGLGNDIFAHVQLCPDGGYIVAATTTSYGAGGEDIWLLKTNAQGDSLWSKSFGGTSDDETHSVRSLPDGGFVIGAHTASYGGDDQFWLIRMNADGDSLWSRVFGTAGAEWCNDVLATTDGGFALFGAVSLLNMHQAAFLLKTGPDPLLSAGASFSLPPSSFTLSNYPNPFNSSTWVSFDLPKAGSASLKVFDVLGREVAVLRDGPMPAGSHRLLLDGTGLASGSYVLRLDAGGAARATKITLLK; this comes from the coding sequence ATGGATCGGCAGCAGACTATGACTGGATTAGCCTTGCCACCTTGTGTGTGGCAGGGCTTTTTGTTGTGGATGGCTTTGTCTTGTTTGGGTGCATCCGCCTTTGCCCAGCCGGACAGTTTATGGAGCCGGATGTACGGCCAGTATGGCGAAGCGTGGGGTATCTCCGCTTTGCAGACGGCAGATGGCGGTTATCTGCTGACGGGCAGCATCGAGCAAGGGAACGACTGGAATTTCTATCTGCAGAAGACTGCTGCCAATGGTGGTACGGTCTGGGAGCGGTCCTTTGGGATGGGGAGATATGACGGCGGTGGGTATCTGGCACCTGCGCGAGATGGCGGTTACGTTCTGGCAGGCACGGTCTGGACCAAGGACATGTACCTGCTGAAGATCAGTGCTGGCGGGGACTCCCTGTGGTCACACGAATACGGCAGGCAGATGACCGACAATTGCACGGCGATTGAGCCGACTGTTGATGGTGGCTTCCTGCTGGCCGGATACCGGCAGACCGGTCTCACCGTTCTCGAAGGCATGATTTTGAAGACCGACGCCAATGGCGACAGCCTGTGGAGCCGCATTTTCGACTCCGAGCATGTGGAAGCTTTTCACGCGGTGCGCCAGACACCGGACGGTGGATACATCCTCTCGGGGCAAACCAATGACTCGTCAGCAGGCGGCTACGATGTCTGGCTGATGAAAACCGACTCGATGGGCAATACCATCTGGCAGCGGATTTACGGCGGCTTGGGAAACGACATCTTCGCTCATGTGCAGTTGTGCCCGGATGGCGGCTACATTGTGGCGGCAACGACCACGTCTTACGGCGCGGGCGGCGAGGATATCTGGCTGCTGAAGACCAATGCCCAGGGCGACAGTCTGTGGAGTAAGTCCTTCGGAGGCACTTCCGACGACGAAACCCACTCGGTACGGTCACTTCCCGACGGGGGTTTTGTCATCGGTGCGCACACAGCATCTTATGGCGGGGACGACCAGTTCTGGCTGATTCGAATGAATGCCGATGGCGACAGTCTGTGGAGCCGCGTCTTCGGCACCGCAGGGGCGGAATGGTGTAACGATGTTCTGGCCACCACGGACGGCGGCTTTGCGCTGTTCGGCGCGGTCTCGCTGCTGAACATGCATCAGGCAGCTTTTCTGCTTAAGACGGGTCCGGACCCGCTGCTCTCCGCCGGGGCTTCCTTCAGCCTCCCGCCTTCATCCTTCACCCTTTCCAACTACCCGAATCCCTTCAATTCCTCGACATGGGTGAGCTTTGATTTGCCTAAAGCAGGGAGTGCCTCGCTGAAGGTGTTTGATGTTTTGGGCCGGGAAGTTGCGGTGTTAAGGGATGGGCCGATGCCTGCGGGAAGTCATCGCCTGCTGCTGGATGGCACGGGGCTGGCCTCGGGAAGTTATGTGCTGCGGCTGGACGCTGGTGGTGCGGCACGGGCGACCAAAATCACACTCTTAAAGTAG
- a CDS encoding T9SS type A sorting domain-containing protein, with translation MEKRWIFRRWVMLAAVCGLSGMAIAQPDSLWSRQYGQHSYAWGISALQTADGGLLLGGNILQGNNWDFLLVKTEANGDTAWMRPFGAGRYGGGGYLCSLADGGYLLAGTTEAEGFYLLKVTANGDSVWSKQYGAFGTDNCTAVVATRDGGFLLAGYRAYEDRFAAMILKVDANGDSLWSRQFGGPGLQVFYSVNQTPDGGYICSGMNNYPSAGGYDMWLVRTDSLGFPLWQHMYGGRNNEMYAHVQACSDGGFVLAGTTNSYGAGIEDVWLLKTNAQGDSLWSRTFGGPNFDECSAVTVLPDGGIALGARTMSYGPTGNNFWLIRTDANGDSLWSRVFGTDSDEWCNDVLATSDGGFVLLGGVDLPANHYAMWLVKTGRDPVLSAGASFSLPPSTFSLSNYPNPFNSSTWVSFDLPKAGNATLKVFDVLGREVVVLRNGPMPAGSHRLLLDGAGMASGSYVLRLEADGAAQTKKMTLLK, from the coding sequence ATGGAAAAGCGATGGATATTCCGGCGATGGGTCATGCTGGCGGCGGTATGCGGTCTGTCCGGCATGGCTATTGCCCAGCCGGACAGCCTATGGAGCCGACAATACGGACAACACAGCTACGCGTGGGGCATCTCCGCCTTGCAGACGGCGGATGGAGGGCTATTGCTGGGAGGGAACATCCTGCAGGGGAACAACTGGGACTTTCTGTTGGTGAAGACCGAGGCCAATGGCGACACCGCATGGATGCGCCCATTCGGCGCGGGGCGCTATGGTGGCGGGGGATACCTGTGTTCATTAGCCGACGGCGGCTATCTTCTGGCGGGAACGACGGAAGCAGAGGGTTTCTATTTGCTGAAGGTGACGGCAAACGGCGATTCGGTATGGTCGAAGCAGTACGGCGCATTCGGGACAGACAACTGCACTGCCGTTGTTGCGACGCGGGACGGTGGCTTTCTGCTGGCAGGCTACCGCGCCTATGAGGACAGATTCGCGGCGATGATCCTGAAAGTCGACGCCAACGGGGACAGCTTGTGGAGTCGGCAATTCGGCGGACCCGGCCTGCAAGTTTTCTACTCAGTAAACCAGACACCGGACGGAGGCTACATCTGCTCCGGCATGAACAACTATCCTTCTGCGGGTGGATATGATATGTGGCTGGTGCGGACAGACTCTCTGGGATTCCCGCTCTGGCAACATATGTACGGTGGCCGGAATAATGAGATGTATGCCCACGTGCAGGCCTGTTCAGATGGAGGCTTTGTGCTTGCCGGGACCACGAATTCCTACGGCGCGGGAATTGAAGATGTGTGGCTGCTGAAAACCAATGCGCAGGGCGACAGCCTCTGGAGCCGCACCTTTGGCGGACCCAACTTTGACGAATGCAGCGCCGTGACCGTACTGCCAGACGGCGGCATTGCGTTGGGTGCACGCACGATGTCTTACGGTCCAACCGGCAACAACTTCTGGCTGATCCGCACGGATGCGAACGGCGACAGCCTGTGGAGCCGGGTCTTCGGCACTGATAGCGACGAGTGGTGCAATGATGTGCTGGCCACAAGCGATGGCGGTTTTGTGCTACTGGGCGGAGTGGACCTACCCGCTAACCACTACGCGATGTGGCTTGTCAAAACCGGCCGCGATCCTGTGCTCTCCGCCGGGGCTTCCTTCAGCCTCCCGCCTTCAACCTTTAGCTTGTCTAATTATCCGAATCCCTTCAATTCCTCGACGTGGGTGAGCTTTGATCTGCCTAAAGCGGGGAACGCGACGCTGAAGGTGTTTGATGTTTTGGGACGGGAAGTTGTGGTGTTAAGGAATGGGCCAATGCCTGCGGGAAGTCATCGCCTGCTGCTGGACGGTGCGGGGATGGCTTCGGGAAGTTATGTGCTACGGCTGGAAGCAGATGGTGCGGCACAAACAAAGAAAATGACACTTCTGAAATAG
- a CDS encoding right-handed parallel beta-helix repeat-containing protein: MEATARLEAIGAVEDSVYFTLDTLAYDSFGYLEGWDGINFSPDADTCRFEWCVLEHSRCAGYGGLLWMVSAPLTMRNSTCRDNRASVGGVACLQGYVDISHCLFESNSALQGGVFFSDFGTGTITDCVFRNNFVPNPDSPYSGGEGGVLLYASHSPLRFQRCDFLNNAALGGGAVWVPVGDTSLVFEDCRFVGNHADSCGGAMGSQTSSPASAKFVRCLFDSNSTPGAGGGLLICSSTVIDHCVITHNSASLGGGICLRLNGCPWRPSMRQNTIIGNTAAEGAGIHLQDWAGVRNNIIAFNHGPGMHLPDADSSTIGFNLLYGNSGGNVTPLGSRVGQSAGVNRNGDLCDAYMNVLLDPLLVDTATEDYHLTETSPCIDAGDPASPNDPDSTLADIGAHYFPHPNRVALAFVSYPSSLILSSYPNPFNPSTEISFTMSKTGQATLAVYDLQGRIVKTLLAKVCAAGEHRFTFEGAALPSGVYFARLSANHLVRTHKLLLLK; encoded by the coding sequence GTGGAAGCCACCGCCCGACTCGAAGCTATCGGCGCGGTAGAAGACTCGGTTTATTTCACGCTGGATACTCTTGCCTACGACAGTTTTGGCTATCTGGAAGGTTGGGATGGAATAAACTTCTCTCCCGACGCAGACACCTGCCGTTTCGAATGGTGTGTGCTGGAACATTCCCGTTGTGCAGGCTATGGCGGGCTCTTATGGATGGTGTCCGCACCGCTGACCATGCGGAACTCTACTTGCCGCGACAATCGGGCGAGCGTCGGTGGTGTGGCATGCCTGCAAGGGTACGTGGACATCTCCCACTGTCTGTTCGAGTCCAACTCGGCGCTCCAAGGCGGTGTCTTTTTCTCCGACTTCGGCACCGGCACGATCACGGATTGCGTCTTCCGCAACAACTTCGTTCCCAATCCGGACTCGCCCTATTCAGGCGGAGAAGGCGGTGTGCTCTTGTATGCCTCGCACTCACCACTCAGGTTTCAGCGTTGCGATTTTCTGAATAACGCGGCACTGGGCGGTGGTGCGGTTTGGGTGCCAGTCGGAGATACTTCTCTGGTCTTTGAGGACTGCCGCTTTGTGGGCAATCATGCCGACAGTTGCGGCGGAGCGATGGGAAGCCAGACGAGCAGCCCTGCATCGGCCAAGTTCGTGCGCTGCCTGTTTGACAGCAATTCAACACCTGGTGCGGGCGGCGGCCTTCTGATCTGTTCATCCACGGTGATAGACCACTGCGTCATCACTCATAACAGCGCGTCGCTTGGCGGCGGAATCTGCTTGCGGCTCAACGGCTGCCCCTGGCGTCCGTCCATGCGCCAAAACACGATCATCGGGAACACCGCCGCCGAAGGTGCGGGCATCCATCTGCAGGACTGGGCGGGTGTCCGGAACAACATTATTGCCTTCAATCATGGCCCCGGTATGCATCTTCCCGATGCGGACTCCTCGACAATCGGCTTCAACCTGCTTTATGGCAACAGCGGCGGCAATGTAACTCCTTTGGGCAGTCGTGTCGGCCAGAGCGCCGGAGTCAACCGGAATGGTGACCTCTGCGACGCGTACATGAATGTGCTGCTTGATCCGTTGCTGGTCGACACCGCGACGGAAGATTACCATTTGACAGAGACTTCGCCGTGCATTGACGCGGGCGATCCCGCATCGCCGAATGATCCCGACAGCACCCTTGCGGATATCGGCGCGCATTACTTCCCGCATCCGAACAGGGTTGCTCTGGCCTTTGTCTCTTATCCTTCGTCTCTTATCCTTTCTTCCTACCCGAATCCGTTCAATCCGTCGACCGAAATCTCCTTTACGATGTCGAAAACGGGGCAGGCCACGCTGGCGGTATACGACCTGCAAGGCAGGATCGTGAAGACACTGCTGGCGAAAGTGTGTGCCGCCGGAGAGCACCGCTTCACCTTCGAGGGCGCTGCGCTGCCGTCGGGTGTTTACTTTGCCCGCCTCAGCGCCAATCACCTGGTGCGGACTCACAAATTGCTGCTGCTGAAGTAA
- a CDS encoding right-handed parallel beta-helix repeat-containing protein, translated as MNTRFSLAVIALLMLSSWAFADTTWVSAGNVSGNWTAEHSPYVIQGDVHVPGEQALDIGAGVRVYFDGLYRLEVDSLGSFSAVGAEGDSVVFTTDTLIHPLRWCGILMHTPADTVRMSYCVIENMRRDSTRMQGLPRDTIANQAALQIENGIGLNLSHSRLRYNRGSAMGGALRLYGCDATITECVFTGNSGGYGGGINLGSKADIRNCLFEGNASGGGGGAIHVCFGNGESSIRDCVFRKNWAVTLAPDGGGAILHHTGILHVTGCAFLGDSVDVGADGGAINSGAVAADNPLALTVGDCLFADNRAGSRGGAIVMANGSMTNCTVVRSYTFGGAAVSWHLERQAEDTVSVVNTIVANSRRGSGIALFGTHAQLRNSLIFGNADGGAVIMSDTLMGRVIQTNTNGDSCDVYQNIFLDPLFADTAAGDYHLTANSPCIDAGDPASPRDPDGTVADIGAYYFPQPNAAHRDVILYPSAFSLSSYPNPFNAATRIAFDLPRECRVALQVYDISGRLVRVLVDGQLKAGQHEARFDGEGLASGVYFVRLQAGELTRMQKIVLMK; from the coding sequence ATGAACACTCGATTTAGCCTTGCTGTAATTGCTCTGCTCATGCTATCCTCCTGGGCTTTTGCCGATACCACGTGGGTTTCGGCGGGAAATGTGTCGGGCAACTGGACGGCGGAGCATAGCCCGTACGTCATTCAGGGTGACGTGCATGTTCCGGGAGAGCAGGCATTGGACATTGGCGCGGGGGTGCGCGTGTACTTTGACGGCTTGTACCGGCTGGAAGTGGACAGCCTGGGCTCCTTCAGCGCCGTCGGCGCGGAAGGGGATTCGGTGGTGTTTACTACCGACACCCTAATCCATCCGCTGCGCTGGTGCGGGATCCTGATGCACACTCCGGCGGATACCGTGCGCATGAGCTACTGCGTGATCGAGAACATGCGCCGCGACAGCACACGAATGCAAGGGCTGCCGCGCGATACGATTGCCAACCAGGCTGCGCTGCAAATTGAGAACGGCATCGGATTGAACTTATCCCACAGCCGTCTGCGTTACAATCGGGGATCTGCAATGGGCGGCGCGTTAAGGCTATACGGCTGTGATGCGACGATTACGGAGTGTGTCTTCACCGGCAATTCCGGCGGATACGGCGGCGGAATCAACTTGGGCTCCAAGGCAGATATCCGGAATTGTCTGTTTGAGGGCAATGCTTCGGGCGGTGGCGGCGGGGCGATTCATGTGTGCTTCGGGAATGGGGAATCCTCGATCAGAGATTGCGTATTTCGGAAGAACTGGGCCGTCACTCTGGCTCCCGATGGCGGCGGCGCGATCCTGCATCACACAGGCATCTTGCATGTTACCGGTTGCGCATTCCTCGGAGACTCTGTAGATGTCGGTGCCGACGGTGGAGCCATTAACTCGGGTGCCGTGGCCGCCGATAACCCGCTTGCGCTGACGGTTGGGGACTGCCTGTTTGCGGATAACAGGGCGGGAAGCCGTGGCGGAGCCATTGTGATGGCGAACGGCTCCATGACTAACTGCACCGTCGTAAGAAGCTATACCTTCGGCGGCGCTGCCGTAAGTTGGCACTTGGAAAGGCAGGCAGAAGACACCGTGAGCGTGGTCAACACCATTGTTGCCAATAGCCGGCGTGGCTCAGGCATCGCGCTCTTTGGGACACATGCGCAGCTTCGCAACAGCCTGATCTTCGGCAACGCCGACGGCGGCGCGGTCATCATGTCGGATACCCTTATGGGACGCGTCATCCAAACCAACACCAACGGCGATTCCTGCGATGTTTATCAGAACATTTTTCTTGATCCGCTGTTTGCCGATACGGCGGCGGGAGACTATCATCTGACGGCAAACTCTCCGTGCATCGACGCCGGGGATCCTGCCTCGCCGCGTGATCCGGATGGCACCGTGGCCGACATCGGCGCGTATTACTTCCCGCAGCCGAATGCGGCACATCGGGACGTCATCCTTTATCCTTCCGCCTTTAGCCTTTCTTCCTACCCCAATCCCTTCAATGCGGCTACGCGTATCGCGTTTGATCTTCCACGCGAGTGCAGGGTCGCGCTGCAGGTGTATGATATTAGCGGGCGGCTGGTGAGGGTACTGGTGGATGGACAACTCAAAGCGGGGCAACATGAAGCGCGCTTTGACGGAGAAGGATTGGCCTCGGGGGTGTACTTTGTCCGTTTGCAGGCAGGAGAGCTAACCCGTATGCAGAAGATTGTGCTGATGAAGTAA